A window from Aerosakkonema funiforme FACHB-1375 encodes these proteins:
- a CDS encoding hybrid sensor histidine kinase/response regulator, which yields MINFSQNTDEPANILLVDDRPQNLLALEESLSGLNANSIKASSGNEALKQLLWQDFAAILLDVQMPEMDGFETAKLIRERERTRHVPIIFLTAVYHSDDFVFKGYSLGAVDYLVKPISPKILRAKLVGFIKLFEARKRLEFQTAQLEISSHKWYQLSNSLEKELQKRNAELQQTLKFELTLKHITDKVRDSLDEAQIIQTAVQELAIGLDALCCNAAIYDRKKQTSTITYEYSVALPSYRGKVVEIQKFPEIYHQLQQKQSFQFCSLFPNPNRGRVAILCCPIYNGDAIGDLWVIDRQERALNPLEVRLVEQVASQCAIAIRQARLYQASQRQVEELEKLNRLKDDFLSTISHELRTPISSMQIAIQMLEIESVLSEKCQDCLAHTPSKAATYLKIIRQECERENKLISDILLLQHLEAGTHSLMPTEIGLQDWLLQVIEPFEMRVQQQRQVLNIEIARDLPKLAIDIFSWERLLTELLTNAHKYTPPGERITFSAQICEKSEEQDKVELEIKVINSGVEIAIDQQSRIFDKFYRIPNNDPWKYDGTGLGLALVKRLAEYLGGKIGVTSIANNTCFTLTLPVKQIIAKNPEFL from the coding sequence ATGATTAATTTTAGTCAAAATACTGATGAACCAGCTAATATATTATTGGTTGACGATCGGCCACAAAACTTGCTGGCCTTAGAAGAAAGCCTGAGCGGACTGAATGCTAATTCGATCAAAGCTTCATCAGGCAATGAAGCTCTCAAACAATTGTTATGGCAAGATTTTGCTGCCATATTGCTGGATGTTCAAATGCCAGAAATGGATGGATTTGAAACAGCTAAATTAATCCGCGAGCGGGAACGAACGCGCCACGTACCAATTATTTTTTTGACCGCAGTTTATCACAGCGATGATTTTGTTTTTAAAGGATATTCGCTGGGAGCGGTGGATTATTTAGTGAAACCTATTTCTCCCAAAATTTTGAGAGCAAAACTTGTCGGCTTTATTAAGTTATTTGAAGCTCGAAAACGATTGGAGTTCCAGACTGCCCAATTAGAAATAAGCAGCCACAAATGGTATCAATTAAGTAATTCTCTGGAGAAAGAGCTTCAGAAACGTAATGCCGAATTACAACAAACATTAAAATTTGAGCTTACTCTCAAACATATTACAGATAAGGTTCGGGATAGTTTAGATGAAGCTCAAATTATCCAAACTGCGGTGCAAGAATTAGCGATCGGTCTCGATGCGTTGTGCTGCAATGCAGCGATTTACGACCGAAAAAAGCAAACTTCGACCATTACCTATGAATACTCTGTTGCTCTACCTTCTTACCGAGGTAAGGTGGTGGAAATCCAAAAGTTTCCAGAAATTTATCATCAACTTCAACAAAAGCAATCATTCCAATTTTGTTCTTTATTTCCCAATCCCAATCGTGGGCGAGTTGCCATCCTTTGTTGCCCAATTTATAATGGGGATGCCATAGGAGATTTATGGGTGATCGATCGTCAAGAAAGAGCATTAAATCCCTTAGAAGTAAGATTAGTAGAACAAGTCGCCAGCCAATGTGCGATCGCGATTCGTCAGGCACGACTTTATCAAGCTTCTCAAAGGCAAGTTGAAGAACTCGAAAAATTGAATCGTCTCAAAGATGACTTCCTCAGCACGATTTCCCACGAATTGCGAACCCCGATCTCTTCTATGCAAATAGCTATTCAAATGCTAGAAATTGAATCGGTACTTTCCGAAAAATGTCAGGATTGTTTAGCCCATACTCCTAGCAAAGCAGCAACTTATCTCAAAATTATACGTCAGGAATGCGAGCGGGAAAATAAATTAATAAGCGATATCTTACTGCTGCAACATCTAGAAGCAGGAACACACTCCTTAATGCCAACAGAAATAGGGCTGCAAGATTGGTTACTTCAAGTTATCGAACCTTTCGAGATGCGGGTACAACAGCAACGGCAAGTGTTAAATATTGAAATTGCTAGAGATTTACCAAAATTAGCGATCGATATTTTTAGTTGGGAACGTTTGCTCACCGAATTATTGACAAATGCTCACAAATACACTCCACCTGGAGAGAGAATTACCTTTAGCGCACAGATTTGCGAAAAATCAGAAGAACAAGACAAAGTTGAACTGGAAATTAAGGTGATTAATTCTGGGGTAGAAATTGCGATCGATCAACAATCCCGCATTTTCGATAAATTCTACCGCATTCCCAATAATGACCCCTGGAAATATGATGGTACGGGTTTGGGATTAGCTTTGGTAAAACGATTGGCAGAATACTTGGGAGGCAAGATCGGCGTTACCAGTATTGCAAACAATACTTGTTTTACACTGACACTTCCAGTTAAACAAATAATTGCTAAAAATCCTGAATTTTTGTGA
- a CDS encoding response regulator, which yields MATKRILVIDDEPDVRAIVQGCLEDIAGWDVITAGSGQEGLVKVVTDKPDAIVLDVMMPGMDGLAFLKELRNQPEGQSIPTVLLTAKVRLDEPEILSKLGIEGVVSKPFDPFMLTEQIAAYLGWDIEE from the coding sequence ATGGCAACTAAGCGTATTTTGGTTATTGACGACGAACCCGATGTTCGGGCAATTGTCCAGGGATGTTTGGAGGACATTGCTGGGTGGGATGTCATTACAGCAGGATCGGGTCAAGAAGGTTTAGTGAAAGTAGTTACAGATAAACCTGATGCGATCGTTCTGGATGTAATGATGCCGGGAATGGATGGACTCGCCTTCTTGAAAGAGTTGCGAAATCAGCCAGAGGGTCAATCTATTCCCACCGTTCTTCTGACTGCAAAAGTAAGGCTTGACGAGCCGGAAATTTTGTCAAAACTGGGTATAGAAGGAGTTGTTTCCAAACCCTTCGATCCCTTTATGTTAACCGAACAGATAGCAGCCTATCTCGGCTGGGATATAGAAGAATAA
- a CDS encoding response regulator → MSKRVLVVDDEPDIRAVIQGCLEDIAGWEVLTANSGEQGLQIAGTQELDGILMDVSMPGMGGLEALQKLQENASTETIPVALLTAKALTEEREQFASLTIVGLIVKPFDPMTLVEQVASVFGWES, encoded by the coding sequence ATGAGCAAACGAGTTCTAGTTGTTGATGATGAACCAGATATTCGAGCAGTTATCCAAGGATGCTTGGAAGATATTGCCGGATGGGAAGTTTTGACAGCAAACTCCGGCGAACAAGGATTGCAAATCGCCGGAACACAAGAACTAGATGGCATTTTGATGGATGTTTCGATGCCAGGAATGGGGGGGCTAGAGGCATTGCAAAAACTTCAGGAAAATGCCAGCACCGAAACGATTCCTGTGGCACTGCTGACGGCTAAAGCCCTAACAGAGGAGCGAGAACAATTTGCCAGTCTCACTATTGTTGGCTTGATCGTGAAACCCTTTGACCCGATGACCTTAGTAGAGCAGGTCGCCAGCGTGTTTGGTTGGGAATCTTAA